AAAATGACTCAAGTCAAAGTATAAAGTCTCCCATGAAAATTTTACTTGAGTGAAAGTAAAAAAGTACAGCATACTTTTTTTACTCAAGTATCAAAAGTACTCAAGTAAATTTACTctgagtaaaagtaaaagtaaaagtcaaagtacaaaatataaaatattttactgaggCAAATAACAGCCAAAACAATGTGTCCAAAAgagaaaatctaaatttttttcACCCATTTTTGATAATTGTGATTTTAATCTAAGTGATAAGGAAACTCGTTCAAAAAGATTTGGTTTATTTAGGTAACTTATGGAAATAAATGCCaccttttgtaaaaaaaacaaaattgtacaAAGAGATGCAACTTAACTGAAAACTTTAACttcattttcatacatttttacagtccGGGATTTTCTGTAAGAAAATTGATGCATCAACCAAATCTGGTTTAAACAATGAGTTTGAACAATAGAACAAGTTCACGCGACCAGGGGCCAGCCCTATGAAAAAACCTGTCACCAATTCAAAAATTTGCGGTTCATCCTTAGAAGAAGCTGATTTTCGAAGTTCTTGCTATTCAGTCTTGCTCTTCTTGGGGCAAAGACGAGTCCTGCAATGCTGAAAAGCCTTTCACATGCTGCGGAGGCTGGAAGAGGGGTATTCAACTTGACAGACAGTGCGCAGACAGCTGGGTAAGATTTCAGCACAGTCATGTGATCCGCTGAACAGGTCAGATAGGCATCAAGCTGTTTGGAACTATCTTGCGAGTGAGATGATTGCAGAGGTGAGAAGAAGTCTTCATCATCCGATGAAGAAGCCCTTGACTGCTCACTTGGAGAAGACTGCTCAATGTGCTGTTTGATGTAGTCCATTCCttgaatacagaaaaaaaaaaaagtttaaaagctCAATTTCTATATTACACAAAGATAATTAAAGGAGCTGTATCATGGGAGATGCACTTTTTGCAAGTTTTAACCATGTTAAATAGTTATTTCCTCAGTTAGGTTTCTGCTTGGTCCAGGCATGTTTGTTCTCTCTCTGAATCTTCTGCTCTGAGTTGCAGCCCCTCCCAGACTTGAGGAAACCAGCGACTTCAGGCAAATCTGTTCTTGTTACGTCCTTACATCAGAGCCCTCTCTTTCCTGCTCCTTTTTCTCGCTTTCCCCCATATTTATTCGCCTAAAATGCAGTAGCCCTTGTGTCCTGTGCCACTGTTGCAGTTTGAACCAGGAAATAAAGGTCAACTCTGCtcatttcttttgctttgtgtctgctGCCCCCATGTGCCCCACTGACCCAAGGAGTCAGTGTCAAGGAGGACAGTTCCTGAATGACCTTGAACTTTAATTCCTGGATCCATATAATCAGCGCTGAGATCCTGAACTGTAATTCCTGGGACCACATCATCAGTGCTGAGAACTACAGCGTCAGTGTCATAGAGGACATTTCCCAGTATGAACAGAAACTTGGGACATCTGACTCTGACTGTATGCTTCTGCTTCTTCTACCTTTACCAGAAAGTGTTAATTCTTAATTTTGATCCATTGTTTTTATCTTATGTTTATCCTTCAAGAAAGTATTTATTCTGATTTTTTGATCCATGGTGTTTATCTTGATTTTGTTTGGAATGTTTTATCTGACTCCATGGTTTCTTTTTGTAACAATGCCTTCTTTCCTGCATGCTTCCTGTTCCTGCTCTACATCCCTGCAGAAggcatttttatttgattttaagtCACTACGTTTACTCTCAATcgtttttgctgtgtttaaacTCAGCTTGGACTCCAGGACTTTTTTTGTTGacaaccttttttttgtttgtcttgtgcttttgtttttttttgtattttattcctgttttttgttAAGCACGCTGAAGCAACTGTTGTGATAATGGGCTAGACAAATaaacttgatttgatttgatgtgGACACAGAGGGTAATGCAGGATCAAAGAATTCAGatataaaaaacagcaaaccttacatttaattcaaaatgagtCTCTGATGTCTAAAGTGGGGAAGGTTCATATTAATTCCTAGGGATGACTTtgaaattgctaaaaaaaaaaaaaaaaaaagcgtacTACAGCTCctttcagtaaaaaaatacttaatttTTTTGCCAGACAGAATTGGGTGCTATTTAATTGCCTCACCCATTTTGATGGTAGCTTCCTCCTTTGTCCATGTGGTCCGAAACTTGGGCAGAAGAATTGCTGCCGCAATCAGCTCAGGATCTTTTGCCATTGTTCCAAACCGAGTCTTTATACCTTCCTGTTGGAATAGAAATTGTAGACAGAATTAACTTTGCATAGTTATGACAAAAAGGTTATTAACTATACTTTCTGAAGTATAGTTGGTactaacataaaaaatatagatttaaaaaaaaaatagtacagtTGTTACGTTAGTACTTTTAGAAGTGGCTGCTGCATTAGTTTTGCACTTCCAAATGTATCTATAAATATGATAAACTCTTTTGTAcagtaaatgattttttttacccaCTTGCAGTGCATCCACCAGAGGCCTGCAGTATTTCAGCTGCAACTTTACTCTGTCCAATTTAACGGACAGCAACGTGATTGTCGGTAGCAGCCATCCCATCTGGGCGTTGGTTTCTGCTTGGAGGATGTTTGTTGCTTGAGCAACTGGAGTCATCACAATGGCATACTCTCCCAAAAACGCCAGTTCTGCCGGGTTGAACCTGTAAGACAAAAAGTATCTTAGCTGATTAACCATGCATATCCATTGCAGTCTGTTATTTATCTAGGATATTCTAATTGAAACCTAACCCACTTAACTCTCGAGCTAGGATATGTGCTCAAAACCAACAATTTGACAACAGAAATTAATTACTTACATTGGAACTTTGAAGTCATTGCAAAGATTTCTGATGGTCCCCTCTCCTTTGTCTTTGATGATTCTTAGCAGCCTTTCGACAGCGAGGAAGAGCGAGTTCCATCTGGTGTTAGAgaagaaaaagtgttttttaataaGCCTTTTGAAGACCAAGAACATCCATTGTCCTTGATATAATAggctaaaagaaagaaaaaagtacagTAACATGTACACATTTATGGCAATGTTTGCAGTATTTCaagctctgtttttctttaaatcataGTTATCACTGCCagtgtaaaatggtaaatgtttCAACTTTCAACCTACCTTGTGGTATTTGGACGTAGAATCTGGATAGTGCAAGAATCCTCTACAGCTTCAGCTGCAAGAGTGGATCTTCCGCACTTGTTCCACAGTGCATGACACTTTGAAAAAGCGGATCGGTAAACTTTCTTGTAAGTGTCGTTCGATTTTGCATCGAGGGCATCAGCCATTACGATGCGATTGATTAGGTGACAGGCACATCGCTGGTGCCTTGGAAGCTGAAACTCCATCCCATCATCTTGCGAGAGAAGATCCGCTACATCCACATTCTCCACTTCAACATCATCTCCACTCTCTTCATCTGTATGATCCTCCCGTTCTTCACTCTCAGATGTGCTCTCAGTCTCTTCTGCATACACCTTGAAGGCTTTTATAAAGTTTGAACCACTGTCCGTGGTGGTTCTCACAATTTTCTCACGGATATCATACTCCGTGTGGATGTCGTTTAGAGCTGCAGCGATCTGGTCAAAGGTGTGAGAGCCTTTAAGCTGTCGGCAGGCGAGGGCCACTGAGCATCTGTTAAGGAGATTTGAGGAAAAATTGTTCTGCTGACAATTTACAAATTATGAAAACCTTAGCTGACAAAAATGCCCACCTATTTAGATCTTCATTGATCCAGTGTGCAGTGACCCCGATGAAGCCACGCCTCCTGACTGTCCAACAGTCTGTGGTGGTTGCGATGTGTGCAACCTCACCCATCTTGTCCGTCAAGGCCTTCTTCATCTTTGTTGCGGCTTCGATGGTCATGGCTCTAAGCTTCACGCGAGTCATCAGCCTGcatttaacaacaaaacaggTGACCTTGAAATTATGATTATCTTGTTGATTTTCATATAAAAGCACAATTTTAACATTTGTACCTAGAATTCGGAATCAAGTCTTTCACAAATATCTTGAAAGATTCCTGTTCAAGGAGAGAAAAGGGCTGGAGTCCAGTAATGATGTACTTCATGACCGCTTTGTCCAAGGAACCCTGAGGAAAGATGCTCCACTGGGTTCGCAGTGTTGACTGCACCTGCGTGGACGTCTCAGCGGCTCGCTTTCTTTTAACAGAAGTCAGGGCAGAGTACTTGGCAAGGCTTTCTGGATGCATCCTCTGAAACAGATTATTAGAACATTTCATGTTACAGTTTGTtaatgcaaaaattaaaataggaaaaaaaaaatctacggCAAGTCCCAAATAAATCACTGTAATGACAACAAGGGAGACTGATtaataaacctttaaattaaAACATCAAATGCCTTCTCGATCTCAAAACCTCAACTCCCACAAATAATTATTCAATAAGAGCTCTAATAATGGTACAAGTAAAATAACCTCATTATATATTTTATGGGTATGCACTGCAGGTCTATATTGGTGTTGTGTACAATTTGATTATTGTTTAAAACTATTGCATCTTTATCCATTtagctctgtctttttttcctaaTAACCTGATCTTAGACCAATTCACATCTACTCAtaagaattaaaaatgtaagaccTCAATAATCCAGGCATTGTTCAACTAGAcatattctttttttcccttttggcTAACGTTTTGAAGCTCCAAGCTTCTTCATAGGAGCCTTTTGTAGACTGAGAAGAATCAAGGATGTCACATGTTTGTGAACCGAGGTGTTCCTCATCAGCCATGACACCTGGGTTCACAGACATGTGACATCTTTTCCATTCGACAAGGCTCTGATGAGGAAGCTTGGAGCTTCGAAAcgtcagagaaagaaaaaaaaacatgttcagttAACTAAAATAAGATTTTATCATGTTAACTTGAATAACAGTCAGATGGCGAAAGTCAGGTCAAGGTATAGGCCTAAACATGTGACGTTGCAAAAGCACACAAATAACAATCTAAATTGAACcagataatgacaaaaatgctcCGCTGTAGCATAACTCATAACCACCAGTAGCCACAGCTTAACGTTACATTGTGAGAAACAAGCTACAACAAACTCAAAATTAAGTGatttatttctaattttttgGCTAATGCAAATAGGCCGTCTTGCTAGCTTGtgaggctaatgttagctagtgGGCGCGCCAAGAGTGAAGCTAACTTACGCAAGACTATTATTTAAAGATAGCAGTATAACACCATCATGCAAGAATATTGTTAACTAAGCCAATATAACCAAATATGTTTGCCCTTACCTTCACGTGCTTCCGTAGATTTGACGGTGAATTTTTGTAAGCCAATATTTCAACTAGCTTTGGAGTGCAAAGCATGCACTTCATGCGGAAAGAATCTGACTTGACCCCAACACAATCAAATAGGGAGTGAAGATAAGGCCATGGATGTTCAGCGTCTTTATCCAGTGAAGGAATTTCTTCATCACTGCGATGGTCGTCTTTATCACTCGCCTCCGTCTCATTTTCAGCCATTGTAAGCATGTGCCAGCCAAGCGCTAAATGCTTAATTGGCGGGTCCAAGCTAGCTTGGTCCAGGCACCCAGGCAGGCTAGTGCTGCGTTCATGTTCTCTGGTAAAGACGAGCTTTCTCCTCAGGAACTCGTAAATATGAGGTTGTCTGTCTGGTTTTTAGTGgtttatgtaattttattgaGGGAGAAAGGGAACTTTAAGcagaataaaaagtaaaatatttgtttgaCTTATTCAAATAATCTTATAGAAGATGTGCAAGGGAAAATATATTGAAACTTCACAGTCacgtcaaataaataaaatgtaaataaatgtgtaaatcaaTCAATTGCCTTTTCacaatttgattgatttttctgattatttaaaaatcttTCGCCTCTATCCTTCATTTTGGaaggttatttttttgtaaatgtctCCGTTTCCCAGTGGTAAATACGACACTACCTTCAGTCCTGTGCACTGGGAAAGTCGTATTTCCTACTAAACTGGCTTCACATGAACGCAGCACAAGTCTCACTCATTAGCCGGCTCGTGGCCCGGAGACGGAGCAAAGTTCTGAACTGCTCAATATTTTTACTCAATCCTGTTAGAAAagtacttaagtaaaagtagcaGTAACGAAGTAGCTTATTgaaaatgtagtggagtaaaagtacattttttcattcaaaaatgtaGTGGGGTAAAAGTAAAAagtcatgaagaaaaaaaatactcaagtaaagtacAAGTACTGCCAAATCATACTTAAGTACTGTACTTAAGTATTATTACTTCGTTACTATACAACACTGCCATTTACTCTGTAGGAGGTCCAGTGTTTCTGCTTTACTTCTTGTAACTATGTTTTCACACTGCTCAATGCAAGTCTTGAGTCCTTGTTATTAGTCCTTATTGTATATGTAATCTGTATTGTccccttttcagcaaattaatgaaagaCTCAAATTTTCAgcttaaaatactaaaaatgccatgaaaatattttaccatgtctacagccatggccataagtttggacacaagtaccatgacgcttgtgaatcttacaaaataccacaaaattgtcacttacaatacagtacacaactcctgagaactatattaagtttcatatttaaaaaaaacatcaaaagagtttggtgtcattttgttattcttaccaaattcggttgtgaaagtactgcatttttttgttattttcttctaatattatgttttgggaacaaagttgttccaattgttggaatttattgataatattatatcccttgttgatttgttgactaattaaactggtgctgtgaaaatatattagttatgttctgtaatagacatcaaaccAGACAtggtaagtcatgctgtgtccaaacttatggccatggctgtatgtaaCACCTGGTTTTAGGGCTGTACTGAACAGGCTGTTTAAGCGTCTGAAGCTTTGCAAACCATTGATATGCTACTGTTTACACATCAGAGAGAACATTCGTCACATACTTCTGTGACTGGAGAAACACAGCTGATGATTCAGCAGCTAGCACCTGAAAGAGGAACCTTCTCTGGGTTCTAACGTTCTCTCCGAGCAATCGTTTTACTTGATCATACCACTGAATTTGCAGCACTGTTGTTACTTTTTGTGACGAGTTTTTCTGCCAATTTCTTGGCTATGAAATCAATATTTCATTAAAGCAGAGCTTGGAGCAGTTTGGAAATAAGTATGAAATaactgctggttaacatgtagTGTTAAGAGgctgcatttcagtcactaGTCATTCTGTTGTCTTACAATAGAAGCAGAAATGTGTCGaaatcttcttttcctttcggcttttccctttaggggtcaccacagtgaatcaattgcctccatctaaccctgtcttctgcatcctcttctctcacaccaactaccttcatttcctctttaaccacatccataaacctcctccttggtcttcctctaggcctcctgcctggcagtgggaaactcagcatccttctaccaatatattcactctctctcctctggacatgtccaaaccatctcagtctggcctctctgactttatctccaaagcccctaacatgtgctgtccctctgatgtactcattcctgatcctatccatcctggtcactcccgaagagaacctcagcatcttcagttctgctacctccagctctgcctcttgtcttctcctcagggacactgtctccagaccaaacaacatggctggtctcaccacagttttgtaaacctttcctttcattttagctgaaactcttctatcacacatcacacctgacacttttctccagccgtttcagcctgcctgtacacgtttcttcacctcttttccacactctccattgctctggactgttgaccctaagtacttaaaatcctccactttcttgatctcttctccctgtaacctcactcttccacttgagtccctctcattcacacacagatactccatcTTGCTGCGGCAAACCTCCAtacctctagcttctcctccacctgttccctgctctcactactgatcacaatgtcatctgcaaacatcatagtccatggagactcctgtctaacctcatcggtcatcctgtccatcactaTAGCAaaaagaaggggctcagagctgatccctgatgtagtcccacctccaccttgaactcctctgtcacacctacagcacacctcaccactgtcttatagtcctcatacatgtcctgcatcACTCtcacatacttctctgccactccagacttcctcatacaaaaccacagttcctctctgggcaccctgtcataagctttctccagatctacaaagacacaatgcagctccttctgaccttctctgtacttgtctatcaacatcctcaaagcaaatattgcatctgttgtactctttcttggcatgaaaccatcctgctgctcacagatgttcccCTCTACCCTTCGTGTAgtttcaactactctttcccatagcttcatcgtgtggcttatcagctttattcctctgtagttgccacaactctgcacatctcccttgttcttaaacatgggcaccagcacacttctcctccattcctcgggcatcttctcactatctaagatcctgttgaacaacccagtcagaaactctactgctacctctccgagacacttccatacctccacaggtatatcatcaggaccaactgcctttccactcttcatcctcttcaatgccctcctcacttcatccttactaatctttgctacttcctggtccacaacagtcacctcttctactcttcgttctctctcattttcctcattcatcaactcttcaaagtactctttccatcttcccatcacactattagCACCTGTCAGctcacttccatccttatcctttatcaccctaacctgctgcacgtccttcccatctctgtctctctgccttgccaacctatacaggtcagtctctccctccttacggtccaacctagcatacaagtcatcgtaagccccttgtttggcctttgccacctctactttcaccttacgctgcatctccctgtactcctgtctactctcttcagtcctctcagtgtcccacttcttcttagctaacctctttctctggatccactcctgcacctcctcattccaccaccaagtctccttatctcctttccttccagatgacacaccaagtactctccgacctgtctccctgatcacatttgctggagttgtccagtcatctggaagcacctcctgaccatccaaagcctgtctcaactctttcctgaaagtcatacaacactcttcctttttcagcttccaccatttggtcctctgctctgcctttgtcctcttcatcttcttcaccaccagggtcatcctacacaccaccatcctatgctgtctggctgcactctcatctaccactactttgcagtcactgatctccttcagattacaccgtctacacaagatgtagtctacctgtgtgctcctacctcgactcttataggtcaccctatgttcctgcctcttctggaagaaagtattcacgaCAGCCATTTCCAttctttttgcaaagtcaaccaccatctgtccttctgcgtacctctcctggataccaaacctgcccatgacctcctcatcatctctgtttcctgcaccaacatgtccattgaagtctgcaccaatgacaactctctcacttctagggatgctctgcatcacttcatcaaggtccaaccagaatttctccttctccttcagctcacatcctacctgtggagcatacccactaacaacattgaacatcacaccttcgatttctagcttcaggctcatcactcgatctgaccctctttttacctccaggacattcctaacaaactcctccttcaagataactcctactccatttctcttcctatctacaccatgatagaacaacttgaaccctgctcctaaacttctagctttactacctttccacttggtctcctggacacacagtatgtccaccttcctcctctgcatcatgtcaaccagctctctaccttttcctgtcatagttccaacattcaaagtccctactctcagtcctagactcttagtgttcctcttctctctcttcctacgaacacaccttcctcctctccttcttcgaccaacagtagtccattttccaccagcaccctgtaggtcgacagcaccgatggcggtcgttgttaacccgggcctcgaccgatccggtatggaagtcatacatttgattcgcatgtttgatttggcatAAGTTTTACGTCAgatgcccttcctgccacaaccctctgtatttatccgggcttgggaccggcacaataagacactggcttgtgtttAAATGAGGTTTAGtaactgtattaaaatgcagtacaCATGTGCAAATGGTAGGAAAGACAAAGGTCAACTATCTTTACAATTTCCACAGAGCTTCGGAAATGTTAATGCTAATGATATCGCTACCTGTATTAACTTCACAATATGATGACTCTGACCACTAATCTGATTTTACTAATATCACATCCTAGATTTCTTTTCTCGATTCCCCTCCTCACATTGTAATCCCTCCCACCAGAGATGTATGCAGAAGAGGTGAGGAGTTGATGCAAGGAGCGAACAGTTAAGGCTGCAGattttgaacaaaatgagacatttttaccTCACAGCATTAGTTTAACACTCGCAAGACTATGCTTTTAGGATACTCCTTTAAGGACTGAAGAGGGatcatttaatcctcctgtccTGCTCTGTCTGCCCCGGAATGTGCATTATGCTAATCATGTGGCAACTTCTTGCAGGGAGAACAGTGGAAGGTGTGAacggtgtgtgtgggcggggggTGGGAGGAAATATGCTCCCCCTTCCCAGGGGGGATTCTGCTCCTGCCCTGGGATGTGGACTGATCATTACGCTAATTATGTGGCAGCTTCTGGATGGGAGAACAGTGGAAGGTGTGGAAGGTGTGAAaggtgtgtgtgggcggggggTGGGAGGAAATATGCTCCCCCTTCCCAGGGGGGATTGgcataaaaagtctgaaaaacactTTTGTGGTCATTAGCTACATTAGCTATATGAGACATACAAGATCCCAGTGGACAACCTGCCAGTTCGTCATCTGCTCCAAGACCTCtccaaaaaaaagatgcagagaaGATTCACTACTGAGCAGGCTTTGCAAATGATTCTGACTGAAACAAGCGCTTTTGACGCTGATGGAGAGGACATAGACCTTCAGTCAGATTCTGACTCGGAGCAGTTTTCGGGTAAGATTtctcaaacatcaaatttctgtttcagaatacttcacatttaatttcaaagattttgttcttttggggaatatttttttaacttcaagatttttattttattttatttatttatttattttttacaaatttctagataaaaaatgacacattttagaTCAGAGGTCATCAATGTTTTCACAGAAGGAGCCCAAAAAATGTGAACTTCTGAACCAAGGGCCACAATACTGACAGAGTTCAGAATAGagacaaacagaacaatgaaaagaTGTGATATAATTTGACTCTTTTCTACATTGGTACATTTGTCTTTGCTAACGATATAAATTTGTTCAATTTGCAGAGGAAGACGCTCCCCCTCCCCAGAAGAGGACAAAACGGCTGGATACCGCACTAACGGAGACCGCAAAAGATGGCACAGTGTGGTGCAAGGAAGAGGTTGGACGACATCTGAAATTCGCTCCTATTGAACCTTACGCTGCAGAAGGAGAGCCAACACATGAAGCCAGAATAAGGATCAAAACTCGCCTTCAAAGCTTCCTCTGTTTTCTCACTCTCCAGATGCTTCGTACCATTCAAGCATGCACAATTGAGCATGCAAGGGAAACAGAGACTGTGGATTGGTTCATGGCTATTCCAGAACTAATGGCTTTCATTGCAGTTGTCATCTGGCGAGGGGTGACTAAGGTTCCATCATTGTCTGACAACTGGTCAGAGATGTATGGAAACAAACGGATTATGGAAACAATGAGTAGCGACCGCTTCAAAGACATAATGCAGCACCTACGGTTTGATAGCAAGAACACACGGGCTGAGCGAGTGCAGACAGACAAGTTTGCAGCTATTTCCGAATTATGGGAATCATTTCGACAGAACTGTGTCACATTCTACAGACCTGGTCGGCACATCACAATCGATGAACAACTTTATCCATCAAAGACACGTTGCCCTTTTCTGCAATATATTGCTACAAAACCGGATAAATTTGGTATCAAGTTTTGGGTGGCGTGTGACTTGAAATCAAAGTATATTTGCAATGTCTTTCCATATGTTGGCAAAGAACCTGGCCGTCCCAAAGAGGAGAGACTGTCTGAGAGTGTGGTAATGAAGTTGATGGGACCATTTCTTGATCAGGGCAGAACTGTCACGACGGACAATTTTTTCACATCAATTTCACTTGCAAGAAAATTACGCAGCCGGAAAACTACCATTCTTGGGACACTCAATAAAATTCGCAGAGAAATTCCCCCTTCAGCTCGAGAGATAAAGCAAAGTGAGTTCAGCACTCAGGTGTTTTCAACAACTGATGCAACACTGACAGTGTACGCAGCCAGCCGGAAGAAGACAGTCTACGTTATGAGCAGCATGCACAGTGTGATTCAGACTGAGGACAGCCGCAAAAGAAAGCCAAGCACCATCACCCAGTACAACTCCACTAAATGCGGTGTGGACGCCATGGATCAGATGGTGCGGCAGTACAGCGTACGGGCAGGAACAAGAAGATG
This region of Acanthochromis polyacanthus isolate Apoly-LR-REF ecotype Palm Island chromosome 4, KAUST_Apoly_ChrSc, whole genome shotgun sequence genomic DNA includes:
- the LOC127533588 gene encoding uncharacterized protein LOC127533588 isoform X1 produces the protein MLTMAENETEASDKDDHRSDEEIPSLDKDAEHPWPYLHSLFDCVGVKSDSFRMKCMLCTPKLVEILAYKNSPSNLRKHVKRMHPESLAKYSALTSVKRKRAAETSTQVQSTLRTQWSIFPQGSLDKAVMKYIITGLQPFSLLEQESFKIFVKDLIPNSRLMTRVKLRAMTIEAATKMKKALTDKMGEVAHIATTTDCWTVRRRGFIGVTAHWINEDLNRCSVALACRQLKGSHTFDQIAAALNDIHTEYDIREKIVRTTTDSGSNFIKAFKVYAEETESTSESEEREDHTDEESGDDVEVENVDVADLLSQDDGMEFQLPRHQRCACHLINRIVMADALDAKSNDTYKKVYRSAFSKCHALWNKCGRSTLAAEAVEDSCTIQILRPNTTRWNSLFLAVERLLRIIKDKGEGTIRNLCNDFKVPMFNPAELAFLGEYAIVMTPVAQATNILQAETNAQMGWLLPTITLLSVKLDRVKLQLKYCRPLVDALQEGIKTRFGTMAKDPELIAAAILLPKFRTTWTKEEATIKMGMDYIKQHIEQSSPSEQSRASSSDDEDFFSPLQSSHSQDSSKQLDAYLTCSADHMTVLKSYPAVCALSVKLNTPLPASAACERLFSIAGLVFAPRRARLNSKNFENQLLLRMNRKFLNW
- the LOC127533588 gene encoding uncharacterized protein LOC127533588 isoform X2, with product MLTMAENETEASDKDDHRSDEEIPSLDKDAEHPWPYLHSLFDCVGVKSDSFRMKCMLCTPKLVEILAYKNSPSNLRKHVKRMHPESLAKYSALTSVKRKRAAETSTQVQSTLRTQWSIFPQGSLDKAVMKYIITGLQPFSLLEQESFKIFVKDLIPNSRLMTRVKLRAMTIEAATKMKKALTDKMGEVAHIATTTDCWTVRRRGFIGVTAHWINEDLNRCSVALACRQLKGSHTFDQIAAALNDIHTEYDIREKIVRTTTDSGSNFIKAFKVYAEETESTSESEEREDHTDEESGDDVEVENVDVADLLSQDDGMEFQLPRHQRCACHLINRIVMADALDAKSNDTYKKVYRSAFSKCHALWNKCGRSTLAAEAVEDSCTIQILRPNTTRWNSLFLAVERLLRIIKDKGEGTIRNLCNDFKVPMFNPAELAFLGEYAIVMTPVAQATNILQAETNAQMGWLLPTITLLSVKLDRVKLQLKYCRPLVDALQVGRYKDSVWNNGKRS
- the LOC127533589 gene encoding uncharacterized protein LOC127533589, with product MQRRFTTEQALQMILTETSAFDADGEDIDLQSDSDSEQFSEEDAPPPQKRTKRLDTALTETAKDGTVWCKEEVGRHLKFAPIEPYAAEGEPTHEARIRIKTRLQSFLCFLTLQMLRTIQACTIEHARETETVDWFMAIPELMAFIAVVIWRGVTKVPSLSDNWSEMYGNKRIMETMSSDRFKDIMQHLRFDSKNTRAERVQTDKFAAISELWESFRQNCVTFYRPGRHITIDEQLYPSKTRCPFLQYIATKPDKFGIKFWVACDLKSKYICNVFPYVGKEPGRPKEERLSESVVMKLMGPFLDQGRTVTTDNFFTSISLARKLRSRKTTILGTLNKIRREIPPSAREIKQSEFSTQVFSTTDATLTVYAASRKKTVYVMSSMHSVIQTEDSRKRKPSTITQYNSTKCGVDAMDQMVRQYSVRAGTRRWPVSVFYNMVDMAALNAHVLYQACTGRTERRPDFLMRLACELAESYVTSKKIGKENHLRKQAATPVEPGKRQKCQVHHRCKKNPATVRCVHCYKLTCGKCKREVPWECQVCADQF